In Clostridium swellfunianum, a genomic segment contains:
- the spo0A gene encoding sporulation transcription factor Spo0A, whose protein sequence is MSDSKIRTLIVDDNMEFSNILNEYLGAEDDFEITGIASDGIQALDLFKNKSPDLMILDIIMPYLDGIGVLESIHKENLKGKCTIVVLSAIGHDNITQKAIQLGADYYIVKPFDISVFAGRLRELFFEDNIANLQSSEAGVYAKKATGIDDIETEVSYTLHELGVPANVKGYQYLRDAILMVIDNLSLISAVTKELYPTIAEKYNTTASRAERAIRHAIEVASERGRSDNPNTNTLFASTFTTAKSKPSNSEFIAIVADSIRLKLKDN, encoded by the coding sequence ATGTCTGACTCAAAAATTAGAACCCTAATTGTAGATGACAACATGGAATTTTCGAATATACTTAACGAATATCTTGGCGCTGAAGATGATTTTGAAATTACTGGCATCGCCTCAGATGGTATTCAAGCTTTAGACCTATTCAAAAATAAGTCGCCAGACTTAATGATATTAGATATAATAATGCCTTATCTAGATGGTATAGGTGTATTAGAAAGCATACACAAAGAAAATCTTAAGGGCAAATGTACAATAGTTGTGTTATCTGCAATTGGTCATGATAATATTACGCAAAAGGCAATTCAGCTAGGTGCTGATTACTATATAGTTAAGCCCTTTGATATCAGTGTATTTGCTGGAAGATTAAGGGAGTTATTTTTTGAGGATAATATAGCTAATCTTCAAAGCAGCGAGGCAGGTGTATATGCAAAAAAGGCTACAGGGATAGATGATATTGAGACAGAAGTTTCCTACACTCTGCACGAATTGGGTGTGCCTGCAAACGTAAAAGGCTATCAGTATTTGAGAGATGCTATTCTGATGGTTATAGATAATTTATCTCTAATATCTGCTGTTACAAAGGAACTATATCCTACCATTGCAGAAAAATATAATACAACAGCCTCTAGGGCGGAAAGGGCTATAAGGCATGCTATAGAAGTAGCTTCTGAAAGAGGCAGATCAGATAATCCAAACACCAATACATTGTTTGCAAGCACCTTTACAACAGCCAAAAGCAAACCCTCCAACAGCGAATTTATAGCAATAGTTGCCGACAGTATCCGTCTAAAACTAAAAGATAATTAA